Proteins co-encoded in one Brassica rapa cultivar Chiifu-401-42 chromosome A02, CAAS_Brap_v3.01, whole genome shotgun sequence genomic window:
- the LOC103853500 gene encoding hydroxymethylglutaryl-CoA synthase: MAKNVGILAMDIYFPPTCVQQEALEAHDGASKGKYTIGLGQDCLAFCTELEDVISMSFNAVTSLLEKYKIDPKQIGRLEVGSETVIDKSKSIKTFLMQLFEKCGNTDVEGVDSTNACYGGTAALLNCVNWVESNSWDGRYGLVICTDSAVYAEGPARPTGGAAAIAMLIGPDAPIVFESKLRGSHMAHVYDFYKPNLASEYPVVDGKLSQTCYLMALDSCYKHLCNKFEKLEGKEFSINDADYFVFHSPYNKLVQKSFARLLYNDFLRNASSIDEAAKEKFTPYSSLSLDESYQSRDLEKVSQQLAKTYYDAKVQPTTLVPKQVGNMYTASLYAAFASLVHNKHSDLAGKRVVMFSYGSGSTATMFSLRLCENQSPFSLSNIASVMDVGGKLKARHEYAPEKFVETMKLMEHRYGAKEFVTSKEGILDLLAPGTYYLKEVDSLYRRFYGKKGDDGSITNGH; the protein is encoded by the exons ATGGCGAAGAACGTAGGGATATTGGCTATGGACATCTATTTCCCTCCCACCTGTGTTCAACAG GAAGCTTTGGAAGCTCATGATGGAGCAAGCAAAGGGAAATACACCATTGGACTTGGTCAAGATTGTTTAGCTTTTTGCACTGAGCTTGAAGATGTTATCTCAATGAG TTTCAATGCGGTGACATCTCTTCTTGAAAAGTACAAGATTGACCCCAAGCAAATTGGGCGTCTTGAAGTAGGCAGTGAGACTGTCATTGACAAGAGCAAGTCCATCAAAACCTTCTTGATGCAACTCTTTGAG AAATGTGGAAACACTGATGTAGAAGGTGTTGACTCGACCAATGCTTGTTATGGTGGAACTGCGGCTTTGCTAAACTGTGTCAATTGGGTTGAGAGTAACTCCTGGGATGGACGCTATGGCCTTGTCATTTGTACTGACAGTGCG GTTTATGCAGAAGGGCCCGCAAGGCCCACTGGAGGAGCAGCTGCCATTGCTATGTTGATAGGACCAGATGCTCCTATTGTTTTTGAGAGCAAATTGAGAGGAAGCCACATGGCTCATGTCTATGACTTTTACAAGCCAAATCTTGCTAGCGAGTACCCG GTTGTTGATGGTAAGCTTTCACAGACATGCTACCTTATGGCACTTGACTCTTGCTATAAACATTTATGCAACAA GTTTGAGAAACTTGAGGGCAAAGAGTTCTCCATCAATGATGCTGATTACTTTGTCTTCCATTCTCCATACAACAAA CTTGTGCAGAAAAGCTTTGCTCGTCTCTTGTACAACGACTTCTTGAGAAACGCAAG CTCCATTGATGAGGCTGCCAAAGAAAAGTTCACTCCTTATTCCTCCTTGTCCCTCGATGAGAGTTACCAAAGCCGTGATCTTGAAAAG GTGTCACAACAACTAGCAAAAACGTATTATGATGCTAAAGTGCAACCAACGACTTTAGTACCAAAACAAGTCGGTAACATGTACACTGCTTCTCTCTACGCAGCATTTGCTTCCCTCGTCCACAACAAACACAGCGATTTG GCGGGAAAGCGGGTGGTTATGTTCTCATATGGAAGTGGTTCAACCGCAACAATGTTCTCATTGCGTCTCTGCGAGAACCAGTCTCCTTTCAGCTTATCAAACATCGCTTCTGTAATGGATGTTGGCGGTAAATTGAAGGCTAGACATGAg TATGCACCTGAGAAGTTTGTGGAGACAATGAAGCTAATGGAACATAGGTACGGAGCAAAGGAGTTTGTGACGAGCAAGGAAGGCATCTTAGACCTTTTGGCTCCGGGGACTTATTATCTGAAAGAGGTTGATTCATTGTACCGGAGATTCTATGGCAAGAAAGGAGACGATGGATCCATAACCAATGGACACTGA
- the LOC117131968 gene encoding uncharacterized protein LOC117131968, protein MFGEPGSRLDPSYSSAPGSSGQETVPETQYTQRVFGSPSSSAPSVPHVPPPMAPPPVASPMAPPMPAEIHPDLMVPPSAPYSQYTVEDILRLPGREGLPVIDPDRPDGTLWFGIDECLASDVSDTIKGYFSMAHPNWKKTHHYSTDGLPVVLSIPEVDKLYEEVVPKKKGLTLGIGSVNDVPRATSSYVQRRDDEVSQLRRESEELRRESTQLRHELSLTQSAFTARMGGLEGFLDVVAATNPEWETLLRTMRQQNPIPGQSPTDDSHAEADVMARSDEFYQTINDHHP, encoded by the exons atgttcggtgagccgggtagtcgtttagacccgtcgtattcttcagctcccggttcttcgggtcaggaaactgtccccgagactcagtacactcagagagtctttggatctccttcttctagtgcaccatcggttcctCACGTGCCTCCCCCGATGGCTCCTCCTCCTGTGGCTTCTCCGAtggcacctccgatgcccgccgagattcatcccgatttgatggtgcctccgagtgctccttactcgcagtacaccgtagaggacattctccgtctgccaggcagagaaggtttaccagtcatcgaccccgaccgaccggacggaactttgtg GTTTGGGATTGACGaatgtcttgcatcggacgtatccgacacgataaaaggttacttctccatggcacatccgaactggaaaaaGACGCAtcactac tccaccgatggattacccgtcgtCTTATCTAtacctgaagtggataagctttacgaggag gttgtccctaaaaaaaagggactgacgttggggattggttccgtcaacgatgttccgagagcgacatcgtcttatgttcagcgacgggatgatgaagtctctcagctgcgtagggagtccgaagagctgcgtagagagtctactcagctgcgtcACGAGTTGAGCTTGACGCAATCTGCGTTCACAGCTCGTATGGGTGGACtggagggcttcttggacgttgtagcggccacaaatccggaatgggagactttgttgaggaccatgcgacaacaaaatcctatcccaggccagtcaccaaccgacgactcacatgccgaggcggatgtaatggcgaggagtgatgaattctaccagACGATTAACGACCaccacccttag
- the LOC103853501 gene encoding uncharacterized protein LOC103853501 has translation MGPDKHSTRLLNTLKMERVRTILTHTYPYPHEHSRHAIIAVFLGCLFFISSDNMHTLIEKFSLKWWSMYACLLGFFYFFSSPFIGKTIRPNYSNFSRWYIAWILVAALYHLPNFLSMGLDLRMNLSLFLTIYISSIVFLVVFHIIFLALWYVGLVSRVAGRRPEILTILQNCAVLSMACCIFYSHCGNRAILRQKPPGRQYSSLFSFWKREHRHNTWIAQLIRMNKLKDQVCSSWFAPVGSASDYPLLSKWFIYGEIACNGSCPDSSSEISPIYSLWATFIGLYIANYVVERSTGWALTHPLSVDKVEKLKKEQMKPNFLDMVPWYSGTSADLFKTVFDLLVSVTVFLGRFDMRMLQAAMTKSCDGTKREELLYDHLANKDNFWFDFMADTGDGGNSSYAVAKLLAQPTLQVSVDGETRPLPRGNVLLIGGDLAYPNPSAFTYEKRLFCPFEYALQPPHWYKNDSIAVDKPELPEGVKDLKDYDGPQCFLIPGNHDWFDGLNTFMRYICHKSWLGGWLMPQKKSYFALQLPKGWWVFGLDLALHGDIDVDQFKFFAELVKEKVKEDDAVIIITHEPSWLLDWYWSSDTGQNVRHLICDVLNYRCKLRMAGDLHHYMRHSCTQSDAPVHVQHLLVNGCGGAFLHPTHVFSKFSKYYGASYASKAAYPSFHDSSKIALGNILKFRKKNWQFDFIGGIIYFILVFSLFPQCKLAHILRGDSFSGHLESFLGTVWNAFVYVMEQSYVSFTGVLVLLITAIIFVPSKISRKKRVVIGVLHVSAHLMAALILMLMLELGIEICIQHNLLANSGYHTLYQWYKSVESEHFPDPTGLRARIEQWTFGLYPACIKYLMSAFDVPEVMAVTRTNICKEGMESLSRSGAVIYYASVFLYFWVFSTPVVSLVFGSYLYICINWLHIHFDEAFSSLRIANYKSFTRFHIKENKDIEVFTLAVDKVPKDWKLDKDWDAEPKQSGVMSHKREFPSKWCASSAQQDPVATVKVVDYFLIHRSQNQNGEC, from the exons ATGGGCCCTGACAAACACTCGACTCGTTTATTGAATACCCTCAAAATGGAGAGGGTCAGAACGATTCTAACCCATACTTACCCTTACCCGCATGAGCATTCTCGCCATGCTATCATTGCTGTGTTTCTCGGCTGCCTATTCTTTATTTCTTCCGATAACATGCACACCCTCATAGAAAAGTTTTCCCTCAAGTGGTGGTCCATGTACGCATGCCTGCTCGGATTCTTCTACTTCTTTTCTTCTCCTTTTATTGGCAAGACCATCAGACCAAACTACTCCAACTTCAGTCGGTGGTACATTGCCTGGATTTTAGTTGCAGCTTTGTATCATCTTCCTAACTTTCTGTCAATGGGTTTGGATTTGAGGATGAATTTGTCCTTGTTTTTGACTATTTACATTTCTTCAATAGTCTTCCTTGTTGTCTTCCACATCATTTTTCTTGCCCTTTGGTACGTTGGTCTTGTTTCTCGCGTGGCTGGAAGACGCCCTGAGATCTTAACCATTCTTCAAAACTGCGCT GTTCTTAGCATGGCCTGCTGCATCTTTTACAGCCATTGTGGTAATCGAGCTATTCTCAGGCAAAAGCCTcctggaagacagtattctagCTTGTTTTCATTCTGGAAAAGAGAACATAGGCACAATACATGGATCGCACAATTAATTCGTATGAATAAGCTGAAAGACCAAGTGTGCTCCTCGTGGTTTGCTCCTGTTGGATCTGCAAGTGACTATCCACTGTTATCCAAATGGTTCATTTATGGAGAG attGCGTGCAATGGTTCGTGTCCTGATTCATCTAGCGAAATTTCTCCCATATACTCATTGTGGGCCACATTTATTGGTCTTTACATTGCCAATTATGTAGTGGAGAGATCAACAGG GTGGGCTCTGACACACCCTCTGTCAGTAGACAAAGTTGAGAAGCTGAAGAAGGAGCAAATGAAACCAAATTTCTTAGATATGGTTCCTTGGTATTCAGG aACATCGGCTGATTTGTTTAAAACTGTGTTTGACCTCCTCGTATCAGTAACGGTCTTTCTTGGCCGCTTTGACATGCGGATGCTGCAG GCTGCAATGACCAAATCTTGTGATGGAACCAAGAGGGAAGAACTTTTATATGACCACCTTGCTAATAAGGACaatttttggtttgatttcaTGGCGGACACTGGTGATGGTGGGAACTCATCATACGCTGTAGCGAAACTTCTTGCTCAGCCTACTCTCCAAGTCTCGGTGGATGGTGAAACTAGACCGTTGCCTCGGGGTAATGTACTGCTTATTGGAGGAGATCTTGC GTACCCCAATCCATCAGCGTTTACATATGAAAAACGTCTCTTTTGTCCATTTGAGTATGCGCTACAGCCTCCCCATTGGTATAAAAATGACTCTATCGCCGTTGACAAGCCAGAATTACCTGAGGGAGTGAAAGATCTAAAGGATTATGATGGTCCCCAATGTTTTCTCATCCCTGGAAACCATG ACTGGTTTGACGGACTCAATACATTCATGAGGTATATATGCCATAAGAGTTGGTTAGGCGGCTGGTTAATGCCCCAGAAGAAAAGCTATTTTGCGTTGCAGCTACCTAAGGGATGGTGGGTGTTTGGTTTGGATCTTGCACTTCATGGTGATATTGATGTTGACCAGTTCAAATTCTTCGCCGAATTGGTGAAGGAGAAG GTTAAGGAGGATGATGCAGTGATCATTATCACGCATGAACCGAGCTGGCTTCTTGATTGGTACTGGAGCAGCGATACAGGGCAGAACGTGAGGCATCTGATATGCGACGTTTTAAACTACAGGTGTAAACTCAGAATGGCAGGGGATTTGCATCATTATATGCGACATTCATGTACTCAATCAGATGCGCCTGTCCATGTCCAACATCTTCTTGTTAATGGCTGTGGAGGAGCTTTTCTACATCCCACCCATGTGTTCAGCAAATTTTCAAAGTACTATGGGGCTTCCTATGCAAGCAAGGCTGCCTACCCTTCTTTTCATGATTCTAGCAAG ATTGCTTTGGGGAATATTTTGAAGTTCCGGAAAAAGAACTGGCAATTTGATTTCATAGGTGGCATTATATACTTTATCTTGGTCTTTTCATTGTTCCCTCAG TGTAAGCTAGCCCACATCTTACGAGGTGATTCGTTTTCTGGACACCTGGAGAGTTTCTTAGGAACAGTGTGGAACGCTTTTGTGTATGTGATGGAACAATCATACGTGTCGTTTACGGGTGTCCTGGTGTTGCTAATCACTGCAATCATATTTGTGCCCTCAAAGATATCTCGGAAGAAAAGAGTGGTAATCGGAGTTCTCCATGTTAGTGCTCACCTGATGGCAGCTCTGATTCTCATGTTGATGTTGGAACTAGGCATAGAGATCTGTATTCAACATAATCTACTTGCAAATTCTG GGTATCATACATTGTATCAGTGGTACAAATCAGTGGAAAGCGAGCATTTTCCGGACCCTACTGGCCTTAGAGCCCGTATTGAACAATGGACGTTTGGCCTTTATCCAGCGTGTATCAAGTATCTTATGTCAGCATTTGATGTTCCTGAG GTGATGGCGGTTACCCGGACCAACATATGCAAAGAAGGAATGGAATCTCTGTCCCGAAGCGGAGCTGTCATATATTATGCTTCTGTCTTCCTTTACTTCTGGGTCTTTTCAACACCTGTGGTGTCTTTGGTGTTTGGAAGCTACTTGTATATCTGCATCAACTGGCTCCACATCCACTTTGATGAAGCTTTCTCTTCACTCCGCATTGCCAATTACAAATCTTTCACTCGTTTCCACATCAAAGAGAATAAAGACATTGAAGTATTCACTCTCGCGGTTGACAAG GTGCCAAAAGACTGGAAGCTAGACAAAGATTGGGATGCAGAGCCGAAACAGAGTGGGGTGATGAGCCATAAGAGAGAGTTTCCAAGTAAATGGTGTGCATCATCAGCGCAACAAGACCCTGTTGCTACCGTGAAAGTAGTTGATTATTTCCTTATTCATAGATCACAGAACCAAAACGGAGAATGTTAG